In the genome of Mycobacterium kansasii ATCC 12478, one region contains:
- a CDS encoding PE family protein — MSYVLVSPDMVAAAAEDLTTLGSTIGAANAAAATSTTEVLAAATDEVSARIAELFGAYGREYQAISAEAAAFHARFLQALNSGAGAYAFAEAANVSPLQTLEQDVLNLVNAPTQLLLGRPLIGNGADATVPGGAGGDGGILFGSGGNGAAGAPGQAGGAGGSAGLWGNGGTGGAGGMGANGGAGGNGGWLLGFGGQGGIGGTGAGAGGAGGNGGFLFGGGGAGGVGGIGGGAGGAGGRGEWLIGAGGPGGAGGDGGGTGGAGGNGGFLWGGGGAGGAGGNGGGAGGAGGAGEVLFGGGGAGGAGGDGGGNGGAGGDGAWLWGRGGAGGVGGHGGGDGGAGGRAALLFGAAGAGGAGGAGLDAGPGGNGGAGGHGGAGGNGGIFCGGGAGGAGGAGGAGGTGANGGAVGGTGGTGGAGGDGGAGGRGAFLFGHGGHGGLAGQGGIGGTGGTGGDAAAAGVGGAGGFGGTGGTPGQAGVGGASGLIFSSAGAAGGTAIGGAGGTGGHGGAGAAGTDAAPGSGATGGTGFAGGAGGAGGVGGGIGAAQGAGGQGGTGGTGGTGGQGGTGADSTNPAVAGQAGGQGGTGGQGGDAGQGGFGSTIGADGTAGDGGTGGVGGTGGNGADYTAAVAAGATGGTGGQGGAGGQGGTGGAAGNAFTGTAGIQGGGGQGGTGGTGGTGGQGGTGTDSTNPAVAGQAGGQGGTGGQGGDAGQGGFGSTIGADGTAGDGGTGGVGGTGGNGADYTAAVAAGATGGTGGQGGAGGQGGTGGAAGNAFTGTAGTQGGGGQGGTGGTGGTGGQGGTGTDSTNPAVAGQAGGQGGTGGQGGDAGQGGFGSTIGADGTAGDGGTGGVGGTGGNGADNLSTAAAGATGGTGGQGGAGGQGGTGGAAGNAFAGTAGTQGGGGQGGTGGTGGTGGQGGTGADSTNPAVAGQAGGQGGTGGQGGDAGQGGFGSTIGADGTAGDGGTGGVGGTGGNGADYTAAVAAGATGGTGGQGGAGGQGGTGGAAGNAFAGTAGTQGGGGQGGTGGTGGTGGQGGTGTDSTNPAVAGQAGGQGGTGGQGGDAGQGGFGSTIGADGTAGDGGTGGVGGTGGNGADNLSTVAAGATGGTGGQGGAGGQGGTGGAAGNAFTGTAGTQGGGGQGGTGGTGGTGGQGGTGADSTNPAVAGQAGGQGGTGGQGGDAGQGGFGSTIGADGTAGDGGTGGVGGTGGNGADYTAAVAAGATGGTGGQGGAGGQGGTGGAAGNAFAGTAGTQGGGGQGGTGGTGGTGGQGGTGADSTNPAVAGQAGGQGGTGGQGGDAGQGGFGSTIGADGTAGDGGTGGVGGTGGNGADNLSTAAAGATGGTGGQGGAGGQGGTGGAAGNAFAGTAGTQGGGGQGGTGGTGGTGGQGGTGADSTNPAVAGQAGGQGGTGGQGGDAGQGGFGSTIGADGTAGDGGTGGVGGTGGNGADYTAAVAAGATGGTGGQGGAGGQGGTGGAAGNAFTGTAGTQGGGGQGGTGGTGGTGGQGGTGADSTNPAVAGQAGGQGGQGGQGGDAGQGGFGSTIGADGTAGDGGTGGVGGTGGNGADYTAAVAAGATGGTGGQGGAGGQGGTGGAAGNAFAGTAGTQGGGGQGGTGGTGGTGGQGGTGTDSTNPAIAGQAGGQGGQGGQGGDAGQGGFGSTIGADGTAGDGGTGGVGGTGGNGADNLSTAAAGATGGTGGQGGAGGQGGTGGAAGNAFAGTAGTQGGGGQGGTGGTGGTGGQGGTGTDSTNPAIAGQAGGQGGTGGQGGDAGQGGFGSTIGADGTAGDGGTGGVGGTGGNGADYTAAVAAGATGGTGGQGGAGGQGGTGGAAGNAFTGTAGTQGGGGQGGTGGTGGTGGQGGTGTDSTNPAVAGQAGGQGGTGGQGGDAGQGGFGSTIGADGTAGDGGTGGVGGTGGNGADYTAAVAAGATGGTGGQGGAGGQGGTGGAAGNAFAGTAGTQGGGGQGGTGGTGGTGGQGGTGADSTNPAVAGQAGGQGGTGGQGGDAGQGGFGSTIGADGTAGDGGTGGVGGTGGNGADNLSTAAAGATGGTGGQGGAGGQGGTGGAAGNAFAGTAGTQGGGGQGGTGGTGGTGGQGGTGTDSTNPAVAGQAGGQGGTGGQGGDAGQGGFGSTIGADGTAGDGGTGGVGGTGGNGADNLSTAAAGATGGTGGQGGAGGQGGTGGAAGNAFTGTAGTQGGGGQGGTGGTGGTGGQGGTGTDSTNPAVAGQAGGQGGTGGQGGDAGQGGFGSTIGADGTAGDGGTGGVGGTGGNGADNLSTAAAGATGGTGGQGGAGGQGGTGGAAGNAFAGTAGTQGGGGQGGTGGTGGTGGQGGTGADSTNPAVAGQAGGQGGTGGQGGDAGQGGFGSTIGADGTAGDGGTGGVGGTGGNGADYTAAVAAGATGGTGGQGGAGGQGGTGGAAGNAFTGTAGTQGGGGQGGTGGTGGTGGQGGTGTDSTNPAVAGQAGGQGGTGGQGGDAGQGGFGSTIGADGTAGDGGTGGVGGTGGNGADNLSTRSRWGDRRHRRPRRAGGQGGTGGAAGNAFTGTAGTQGGGGQGGTGGTGGTGGQGGTGADSTNPAVAGQAGGQGGQRWPGWGCRPGRLRLHHRRRWHRR; from the coding sequence ATGTCATACGTGCTCGTCTCCCCCGACATGGTCGCCGCAGCCGCCGAGGATCTGACCACTCTCGGTTCAACCATCGGTGCGGCCAATGCAGCCGCGGCGACCTCGACGACGGAGGTGCTGGCCGCGGCCACTGATGAGGTGTCGGCACGCATTGCGGAACTATTTGGCGCCTACGGCCGGGAATACCAGGCCATCAGCGCTGAGGCGGCGGCGTTTCACGCCCGTTTTTTGCAGGCCTTGAATTCGGGTGCGGGGGCTTACGCCTTCGCGGAAGCCGCCAACGTGTCACCGTTGCAAACCCTCGAGCAGGATGTGCTCAATCTCGTGAACGCGCCGACCCAGCTGTTGCTGGGCCGACCGCTGATCGGCAACGGCGCCGATGCGACGGTTCCCGGCGGCGCCGGCGGGGACGGCGGCATCTTGTTCGGCAGCGGCGGCAATGGTGCAGCTGGGGCGCCAGGGCAGGCCGGTGGCGCCGGTGGGTCAGCGGGGCTGTGGGGCAACGGCGGCACCGGTGGCGCCGGCGGAATGGGCGCCAACGGCGGGGCCGGAGGCAACGGCGGGTGGCTGCTGGGCTTCGGCGGCCAAGGCGGCATCGGCGGGACCGGTGCAGGCGCCGGTGGGGCGGGCGGCAACGGCGGGTTCTTGTTTGGCGGCGGCGGGGCCGGCGGTGTCGGCGGAATCGGTGGCGGCGCCGGCGGCGCGGGCGGCCGCGGAGAATGGCTGATCGGTGCTGGCGGGCCCGGCGGCGCAGGTGGCGACGGCGGTGGCACCGGTGGGGCCGGCGGCAATGGCGGGTTCTTGTGGGGCGGCGGCGGGGCCGGCGGCGCCGGCGGAAACGGCGGCGGGGCCGGCGGGGCCGGCGGGGCCGGCGAGGTGTTGTTCGGTGGCGGCGGGGCCGGTGGCGCGGGCGGAGACGGTGGCGGCAACGGGGGTGCCGGGGGTGACGGCGCCTGGTTGTGGGGTCGCGGGGGCGCCGGCGGCGTTGGTGGCCACGGTGGCGGTGACGGCGGCGCGGGCGGTCGCGCCGCGCTGCTGTTTGGTGCTGCTGGTGCCGGGGGCGCCGGCGGTGCAGGTCTCGACGCCGGCCCTGGTGGCAATGGCGGGGCCGGCGGGCATGGTGGTGCCGGCGGGAACGGTGGGATTTTCTGCGGGGGCGGCGCTGGTGGCGCCGGTGGCGCCGGTGGGGCCGGCGGGACCGGCGCGAATGGCGGTGCTGTCGGGGGTACTGGCGGAACCGGAGGAGCTGGCGGCGACGGCGGCGCCGGCGGGCGAGGTGCGTTCCTGTTCGGCCACGGCGGACACGGTGGTCTAGCCGGCCAGGGCGGCATCGGAGGAACCGGTGGTACCGGTGGTGACGCCGCTGCCGCCGGTGTCGGCGGTGCTGGTGGCTTCGGCGGTACCGGCGGCACACCCGGGCAGGCCGGTGTCGGGGGCGCGTCTGGCCTCATTTTTAGTTCCGCTGGAGCGGCGGGCGGTACAGCCATCGGCGGCGCCGGCGGCACCGGAGGCCATGGTGGCGCTGGCGCTGCCGGCACGGACGCCGCCCCCGGCTCCGGCGCTACCGGCGGTACCGGATTTGCCGGCGGCGCCGGCGGTGCCGGCGGGGTCGGCGGCGGCATCGGAGCGGCCCAGGGTGCCGGCGGCCAGGGCGGCACCGGCGGCACCGGCGGCACGGGCGGCCAGGGTGGCACGGGTGCTGATAGCACCAACCCGGCGGTGGCGGGCCAGGCCGGCGGCCAGGGCGGCACCGGTGGCCAGGGTGGGGATGCCGGCCAGGGCGGCTTCGGCTCCACCATCGGCGCCGATGGCACCGCCGGTGACGGCGGCACCGGCGGTGTGGGCGGCACCGGCGGCAACGGAGCCGATTACACCGCCGCGGTAGCCGCCGGGGCGACCGGCGGCACCGGCGGCCAAGGCGGCGCCGGCGGCCAGGGCGGCACCGGCGGGGCCGCCGGTAACGCGTTCACCGGCACCGCCGGCATCCAAGGTGGCGGCGGCCAGGGCGGCACCGGCGGCACCGGCGGCACCGGCGGCCAGGGTGGCACCGGCACCGACAGCACCAACCCGGCGGTGGCGGGCCAGGCCGGCGGCCAGGGCGGCACCGGTGGCCAGGGTGGGGATGCCGGCCAGGGCGGCTTCGGCTCCACCATCGGCGCCGATGGCACCGCCGGTGACGGCGGCACCGGCGGTGTGGGCGGCACCGGCGGCAACGGAGCCGATTACACCGCCGCGGTAGCCGCTGGGGCGACCGGCGGCACCGGCGGCCAAGGCGGGGCCGGTGGGCAGGGCGGCACCGGCGGGGCCGCCGGTAACGCGTTCACCGGCACCGCCGGCACCCAGGGTGGCGGCGGCCAGGGCGGCACCGGCGGCACCGGCGGCACGGGCGGCCAGGGTGGCACCGGCACCGACAGCACCAACCCGGCGGTGGCGGGCCAGGCCGGCGGCCAGGGCGGCACCGGTGGCCAGGGTGGGGATGCCGGCCAGGGCGGCTTCGGCTCCACCATCGGCGCCGATGGCACCGCCGGTGACGGCGGCACCGGCGGTGTGGGCGGCACCGGCGGCAACGGAGCCGACAACCTGAGCACCGCAGCCGCTGGGGCGACCGGCGGCACCGGCGGCCAAGGCGGGGCCGGTGGGCAGGGCGGCACCGGCGGGGCCGCCGGTAACGCGTTTGCCGGCACCGCCGGCACCCAAGGTGGCGGCGGCCAGGGCGGCACCGGCGGCACCGGCGGCACGGGCGGCCAGGGTGGCACGGGTGCTGATAGCACCAACCCGGCGGTGGCGGGCCAGGCCGGCGGCCAGGGCGGCACCGGTGGCCAGGGTGGGGATGCCGGCCAGGGCGGCTTCGGCTCCACCATCGGCGCCGATGGCACCGCCGGTGACGGCGGCACCGGCGGTGTGGGCGGCACCGGCGGCAACGGAGCCGATTACACCGCCGCGGTAGCCGCTGGGGCGACCGGCGGCACCGGCGGCCAAGGCGGCGCCGGTGGGCAGGGCGGCACCGGCGGGGCCGCCGGTAACGCGTTTGCCGGCACCGCCGGCACCCAAGGTGGCGGCGGCCAGGGCGGCACCGGCGGCACCGGCGGCACGGGCGGCCAGGGTGGCACCGGCACCGACAGCACCAACCCGGCGGTGGCGGGCCAGGCCGGCGGCCAGGGCGGCACCGGTGGCCAGGGTGGGGATGCCGGCCAGGGCGGCTTCGGCTCCACCATCGGCGCCGATGGCACCGCCGGTGACGGCGGCACCGGCGGTGTGGGCGGCACCGGCGGCAACGGAGCCGACAACCTGAGCACCGTAGCCGCTGGGGCGACCGGCGGCACCGGCGGCCAAGGCGGGGCCGGCGGGCAGGGCGGCACCGGCGGGGCCGCCGGTAACGCGTTCACCGGCACCGCCGGCACCCAGGGTGGCGGCGGCCAGGGCGGCACCGGCGGCACCGGCGGCACGGGCGGCCAGGGTGGCACCGGTGCTGATAGCACCAACCCGGCGGTGGCGGGCCAGGCCGGCGGCCAGGGCGGCACCGGTGGCCAGGGTGGGGATGCCGGCCAGGGCGGCTTCGGCTCCACCATCGGCGCCGATGGCACCGCCGGTGACGGCGGCACCGGCGGTGTGGGCGGCACCGGCGGCAACGGAGCCGATTACACCGCCGCGGTAGCCGCTGGGGCGACCGGCGGCACCGGCGGCCAAGGCGGGGCCGGTGGGCAGGGCGGCACCGGCGGGGCCGCCGGTAACGCGTTTGCCGGCACCGCCGGCACCCAGGGTGGCGGCGGCCAGGGCGGCACCGGCGGCACCGGCGGCACGGGCGGCCAGGGTGGCACGGGTGCTGATAGCACCAACCCGGCGGTGGCGGGCCAGGCCGGTGGCCAGGGCGGCACCGGTGGCCAGGGTGGGGATGCCGGCCAGGGCGGCTTCGGCTCCACCATCGGCGCCGATGGCACCGCCGGTGACGGCGGCACCGGCGGTGTGGGCGGCACCGGCGGCAACGGAGCCGACAACCTGAGCACCGCAGCCGCTGGGGCGACCGGCGGCACCGGCGGCCAAGGCGGGGCCGGCGGGCAGGGCGGCACCGGCGGGGCCGCCGGTAACGCGTTTGCCGGCACCGCCGGCACCCAGGGTGGCGGCGGCCAGGGCGGCACCGGCGGCACCGGCGGCACGGGCGGCCAGGGTGGCACGGGTGCTGATAGCACCAACCCGGCGGTGGCGGGCCAGGCCGGTGGCCAGGGCGGCACCGGTGGCCAGGGTGGGGATGCCGGCCAGGGCGGCTTCGGCTCCACCATCGGCGCCGATGGCACCGCCGGTGACGGCGGCACCGGCGGTGTGGGCGGCACCGGCGGCAACGGAGCCGATTACACCGCCGCGGTAGCCGCTGGGGCGACCGGCGGCACCGGCGGCCAAGGCGGGGCCGGCGGGCAGGGCGGCACCGGCGGGGCCGCCGGTAACGCGTTCACCGGCACCGCCGGCACCCAGGGTGGCGGCGGCCAGGGCGGCACCGGCGGCACCGGCGGCACCGGCGGCCAGGGTGGCACGGGTGCTGATAGCACCAACCCGGCGGTGGCGGGCCAGGCCGGCGGCCAGGGCGGCCAAGGTGGCCAGGGTGGGGATGCCGGCCAGGGCGGCTTCGGCTCCACCATCGGCGCCGATGGCACCGCCGGTGACGGCGGCACCGGCGGTGTGGGCGGCACCGGCGGCAACGGAGCCGATTACACCGCCGCGGTAGCCGCTGGGGCGACCGGCGGCACCGGCGGCCAAGGCGGGGCCGGCGGGCAGGGCGGCACCGGCGGGGCCGCCGGTAACGCGTTTGCCGGCACCGCCGGCACCCAGGGTGGCGGCGGCCAGGGCGGCACCGGCGGCACCGGCGGCACCGGCGGCCAGGGTGGCACCGGCACCGACAGCACCAACCCGGCCATCGCGGGCCAGGCCGGCGGCCAGGGCGGCCAAGGTGGCCAGGGTGGGGATGCCGGCCAGGGCGGCTTCGGCTCCACCATCGGCGCCGATGGCACCGCCGGTGACGGCGGCACCGGCGGTGTGGGCGGCACCGGCGGCAACGGAGCCGACAACCTGAGCACCGCAGCCGCTGGGGCGACCGGCGGCACCGGCGGCCAAGGCGGGGCCGGCGGCCAGGGCGGCACCGGCGGGGCCGCCGGTAACGCGTTTGCCGGCACCGCCGGCACCCAAGGTGGCGGCGGCCAGGGCGGCACCGGCGGCACCGGCGGCACGGGCGGCCAGGGTGGCACCGGCACCGACAGCACCAACCCGGCCATCGCGGGCCAGGCCGGCGGCCAGGGCGGCACCGGTGGCCAGGGTGGGGATGCCGGCCAGGGCGGCTTCGGCTCCACCATCGGCGCCGATGGCACCGCCGGTGACGGCGGCACCGGCGGTGTGGGCGGCACCGGCGGCAACGGAGCCGATTACACCGCCGCGGTAGCCGCCGGGGCGACCGGCGGCACCGGCGGCCAAGGCGGCGCCGGCGGCCAGGGCGGCACCGGCGGGGCCGCCGGTAACGCGTTCACCGGCACCGCCGGCACCCAAGGTGGCGGCGGCCAGGGCGGCACCGGCGGCACCGGCGGCACGGGCGGCCAGGGTGGCACCGGCACCGACAGCACCAACCCGGCGGTGGCGGGCCAGGCCGGCGGCCAGGGCGGCACCGGTGGCCAGGGTGGGGATGCCGGCCAGGGCGGCTTCGGCTCCACCATCGGCGCCGATGGCACCGCCGGTGACGGCGGCACCGGCGGTGTGGGCGGCACCGGCGGCAACGGAGCCGATTACACCGCCGCGGTAGCCGCTGGGGCGACCGGCGGCACCGGCGGCCAAGGCGGGGCCGGCGGGCAGGGCGGCACCGGCGGGGCCGCCGGTAACGCGTTTGCCGGCACCGCCGGCACCCAGGGTGGCGGCGGCCAGGGCGGCACCGGCGGCACCGGCGGCACCGGCGGCCAGGGTGGCACGGGTGCTGATAGCACCAACCCGGCGGTGGCGGGCCAGGCCGGCGGCCAGGGCGGCACCGGTGGCCAGGGTGGGGATGCCGGCCAGGGCGGCTTCGGCTCCACCATCGGCGCCGATGGCACCGCCGGTGACGGCGGCACCGGCGGTGTGGGCGGCACCGGCGGCAACGGAGCCGACAACCTGAGCACCGCAGCCGCTGGGGCGACCGGCGGCACCGGCGGCCAAGGCGGGGCCGGCGGGCAGGGCGGCACCGGCGGGGCCGCCGGTAACGCGTTTGCCGGCACCGCCGGCACCCAGGGTGGCGGCGGCCAGGGCGGCACCGGCGGCACCGGCGGCACGGGCGGCCAGGGTGGCACCGGCACCGACAGCACCAACCCGGCGGTGGCGGGCCAGGCCGGCGGCCAGGGCGGCACCGGTGGCCAGGGTGGGGATGCCGGCCAGGGCGGCTTCGGCTCCACCATCGGCGCCGATGGCACCGCCGGTGACGGCGGCACCGGCGGTGTGGGCGGCACCGGCGGCAACGGAGCCGACAACCTGAGCACCGCAGCCGCTGGGGCGACCGGCGGCACCGGCGGCCAAGGCGGGGCCGGCGGGCAGGGCGGCACCGGCGGGGCCGCCGGTAACGCGTTCACCGGCACCGCCGGCACCCAGGGTGGCGGCGGCCAGGGCGGCACCGGCGGCACCGGCGGCACGGGCGGCCAGGGTGGCACCGGCACCGACAGCACCAACCCGGCGGTGGCGGGCCAGGCCGGCGGCCAGGGCGGCACCGGTGGCCAGGGTGGGGATGCCGGCCAGGGCGGCTTCGGCTCCACCATCGGCGCCGATGGCACCGCCGGTGACGGCGGCACCGGCGGTGTGGGCGGCACCGGCGGCAACGGAGCCGACAACCTGAGCACCGCAGCCGCTGGGGCGACCGGCGGCACCGGCGGCCAAGGCGGGGCCGGTGGGCAGGGCGGCACCGGCGGGGCCGCCGGTAACGCGTTTGCCGGCACCGCCGGCACCCAAGGTGGCGGCGGCCAGGGCGGCACCGGCGGCACCGGCGGCACGGGCGGCCAGGGTGGCACGGGTGCTGATAGCACCAACCCGGCGGTGGCGGGCCAGGCCGGCGGCCAGGGCGGCACCGGTGGCCAGGGTGGGGATGCCGGCCAGGGCGGCTTCGGCTCCACCATCGGCGCCGATGGCACCGCCGGTGACGGCGGCACCGGCGGTGTGGGCGGCACCGGCGGCAACGGAGCCGATTACACCGCCGCGGTAGCCGCTGGGGCGACCGGCGGCACCGGCGGCCAAGGCGGCGCCGGCGGGCAGGGCGGCACCGGCGGGGCCGCCGGTAACGCGTTCACCGGCACCGCCGGCACCCAAGGTGGCGGCGGCCAGGGCGGCACCGGCGGCACCGGCGGCACGGGCGGCCAGGGTGGCACCGGCACCGACAGCACCAACCCGGCGGTGGCGGGCCAGGCCGGCGGCCAGGGCGGCACCGGTGGCCAGGGTGGGGATGCCGGCCAGGGCGGCTTCGGCTCCACCATCGGCGCCGATGGCACCGCCGGTGACGGCGGCACCGGCGGTGTGGGCGGCACCGGCGGCAACGGAGCCGACAACCTGAGCACGCGTAGCCGCTGGGGCGACCGGCGGCACCGGCGGCCAAGGCGGGCCGGCGGGCAGGGCGGCACCGGCGGGGCCGCCGGTAACGCGTTCACCGGCACCGCCGGCACCCAGGGTGGCGGCGGCCAGGGCGGCACCGGCGGCACCGGCGGCACGGGCGGCCAGGGTGGCACGGGTGCTGATAGCACCAACCCGGCGGTGGCGGGCCAGGCCGGCGGCCAGGGCGGCCAACGGTGGCCAGGGTGGGGATGCCGGCCAGGGCGGCTTCGGCTCCACCATCGGCGCCGATGGCACCGCCGGTGA
- a CDS encoding crotonase/enoyl-CoA hydratase family protein has protein sequence MNRPHARNALSSEMMQIMVEAWDRVDNDPDIRCAILTGAGGYFCAGMDLKAATKKPPGESFKDGSYDPSRIDALLKGRRLTKPLIAAVEGPAIAGGTEILQGTDIRVAGESAKFGISEAKWSLYPMGGSAVRLPRQIPYTVACDLLLTGRHITAAQAKEMGLIGYVVPDGQALTKALEIAETIENNGPLAVQAILRTIRETEGMAENDAFKIDTQIGIKVFLSDDAKEGPKAFAEKRRPNFQNR, from the coding sequence ATGAACCGGCCGCACGCCCGGAACGCGCTGAGCAGCGAAATGATGCAGATCATGGTCGAGGCCTGGGACCGCGTCGACAACGATCCGGACATCCGGTGCGCCATCCTCACCGGCGCCGGCGGCTACTTCTGCGCCGGGATGGACCTCAAGGCGGCAACCAAGAAGCCGCCGGGTGAGTCGTTCAAGGACGGCAGCTACGACCCGTCACGCATCGACGCCCTACTGAAAGGGCGCAGGCTGACCAAACCGTTGATCGCCGCCGTCGAGGGCCCCGCGATCGCCGGTGGCACCGAGATCTTGCAGGGCACCGATATCCGGGTCGCCGGCGAAAGCGCCAAGTTCGGCATCTCCGAGGCCAAGTGGAGCCTGTACCCGATGGGCGGCTCGGCCGTGCGCCTACCCCGCCAGATCCCCTACACCGTGGCCTGCGACCTGCTGTTGACCGGACGCCACATCACCGCCGCCCAGGCCAAGGAGATGGGCCTGATCGGATACGTAGTTCCCGACGGGCAGGCGCTGACCAAAGCCCTCGAAATCGCGGAAACCATCGAGAACAACGGTCCGCTCGCCGTGCAGGCAATCCTGCGGACCATCCGCGAGACCGAGGGCATGGCCGAAAACGACGCGTTCAAGATCGACACCCAGATCGGCATCAAGGTCTTTTTGTCCGACGACGCCAAGGAAGGCCCGAAGGCGTTCGCCGAGAAGCGCAGACCCAACTTCCAGAACCGCTGA
- a CDS encoding amidohydrolase family protein: MTIDVWMQHPTQRFLRSDMLASLRRWTGGSIPDTEIPIAATLAAMDAADVDLGVLSAWRGPNGLDLISNDEVAAWVAAHPDRFAGLATVDLDRPMAAVRELRRRVRDDGFVGLRVVPWLWNAPPTDRRYYPLFAECVELAMPFCTQVGHTGPLRPSETGRPIPYIDQVALDFPELVIVCGHVGYPWTEEMVAVARKHENVYIDTSAYTIKRLPHELVSFMKTGTGQRKVLFGTNYPMIAHPHALTGLDELGLSDDGRRDFLHRNAERVFTGLTRGKVET, translated from the coding sequence ATGACGATCGATGTGTGGATGCAGCACCCGACCCAGCGGTTCCTGCGCAGCGACATGTTGGCCTCGCTTCGGCGCTGGACCGGTGGGTCCATACCCGATACCGAAATCCCAATCGCGGCAACCCTTGCAGCAATGGACGCAGCCGACGTCGACCTCGGCGTGCTCAGCGCGTGGCGTGGTCCCAACGGCCTGGACCTGATTTCCAACGATGAGGTCGCCGCATGGGTCGCCGCGCACCCGGACAGGTTTGCCGGCTTGGCCACGGTCGACCTGGACCGTCCGATGGCGGCGGTTCGGGAACTGCGGCGCCGAGTGCGCGACGACGGTTTCGTCGGTCTGCGAGTGGTGCCCTGGCTGTGGAACGCGCCGCCCACCGACCGTCGCTACTACCCGTTGTTCGCCGAGTGCGTGGAGCTGGCCATGCCGTTCTGTACCCAGGTCGGCCACACCGGCCCACTGCGGCCATCGGAAACCGGACGCCCGATTCCCTACATCGATCAGGTGGCGCTGGACTTCCCTGAGCTGGTGATCGTGTGCGGGCATGTCGGCTATCCGTGGACCGAGGAGATGGTCGCGGTGGCCCGCAAGCACGAAAACGTCTACATCGACACCTCCGCCTACACCATCAAGCGGCTGCCGCACGAACTGGTGAGCTTCATGAAAACCGGTACCGGACAACGCAAAGTCCTGTTCGGCACCAACTATCCGATGATCGCCCACCCGCATGCCCTGACGGGCCTCGACGAATTGGGTCTCAGCGACGACGGCCGACGAGACTTCCTGCACCGCAACGCCGAACGCGTCTTCACAGGGCTGACCCGAGGAAAGGTGGAAACATGA
- a CDS encoding acyl-CoA synthetase: MGLNLSRNVTRSSLGSVALNIADLAEHAIDAVPDRVALICGDEQLTYALLEEKANRLAHYLLDQGVQKGDKVGLYCRNRNEIVIAMLGIVKAGAILVNVNYRYVEGELRYLFDNSDMVALVHERQYCDRVANVLPDTPNVKTVLVVEDGSEADFERYGGVEFYAALEQGSPQRDFGERSADDIYLLYTGGTTGFPKGVMWRHEDIYRVLFGGTDFATGEFVKDEYDLAKAAAANPPMVRYPIPPMIHGATQSATWMSIFSGQTTVLAPEFNADEVWRTVEDRKVNLLFFTGDAMARPLLDALDREHDYDLSSLFLLASTAALFSPSIKEKLLELLPNRVITDSIGSSETGFGGTSIVAAGASQNGGPRVTIDHRTVVLDEDGNEVQPGSGVRGMIAKKGNIPVGYYKDEKKTAETFKTINGVRYAIPGDYAMVEADGTVTMLGRGSVSINSGGEKIYPEEVEAALKGHPDIFDALVVGIPDPRYGQQVAAVVQARPGCRPSLAELDGFVRGLIAGYKVPRSLWFVDEVKRSPAGKPDYRWAKEQTEARPADEVRASQVATGA, translated from the coding sequence ATGGGTCTGAACTTGTCAAGAAATGTAACACGTTCTAGTTTGGGGTCCGTGGCCCTGAATATTGCCGATCTCGCTGAGCACGCCATCGACGCGGTGCCTGACCGGGTAGCGCTCATCTGCGGAGATGAGCAACTGACATACGCCCTACTCGAGGAGAAAGCCAACCGCCTGGCGCACTACCTGCTCGATCAGGGAGTGCAGAAGGGCGACAAGGTCGGACTCTACTGCCGCAACCGCAACGAGATCGTCATCGCGATGCTCGGCATCGTCAAAGCCGGCGCCATTCTGGTCAACGTCAACTACCGCTACGTCGAGGGCGAGCTGCGGTACCTCTTCGACAATTCCGACATGGTTGCGCTGGTTCACGAGCGCCAGTACTGCGACCGGGTCGCCAACGTGCTGCCGGACACCCCCAACGTCAAGACGGTCCTTGTGGTGGAGGACGGTAGCGAGGCCGACTTTGAGCGCTACGGGGGAGTGGAGTTCTACGCCGCGCTGGAGCAGGGCTCGCCGCAGCGTGACTTCGGTGAGCGAAGTGCCGACGACATCTACCTGCTGTATACGGGTGGTACCACGGGCTTCCCGAAGGGCGTGATGTGGCGCCACGAAGACATCTACCGCGTGCTGTTCGGCGGAACCGACTTTGCCACAGGAGAATTCGTCAAGGACGAGTACGACCTGGCTAAGGCTGCCGCCGCTAACCCGCCGATGGTTCGCTATCCGATTCCGCCGATGATCCACGGCGCCACCCAATCTGCCACCTGGATGTCCATCTTTTCCGGCCAAACCACTGTTCTGGCACCCGAATTCAACGCCGACGAGGTATGGCGCACGGTTGAGGACCGTAAGGTAAATCTATTGTTCTTCACCGGTGACGCGATGGCCCGGCCGTTGCTGGATGCGCTTGACAGAGAACATGATTACGATCTGTCTTCGCTGTTTCTGTTGGCCAGCACCGCCGCTCTCTTCTCGCCCAGCATCAAGGAGAAACTGCTTGAGCTGCTTCCGAATCGGGTAATCACCGACTCAATTGGGTCGTCGGAGACGGGGTTTGGCGGTACCAGTATCGTCGCTGCAGGCGCTTCCCAGAACGGCGGCCCGCGAGTCACCATCGACCACCGGACCGTGGTCCTCGACGAGGACGGCAACGAAGTTCAGCCCGGCTCCGGGGTGCGTGGCATGATCGCGAAGAAGGGCAATATTCCGGTCGGCTATTACAAGGACGAGAAGAAGACCGCCGAGACGTTCAAGACCATTAACGGTGTGCGGTATGCGATTCCGGGTGACTACGCCATGGTCGAGGCCGACGGAACCGTCACCATGCTGGGCCGCGGCTCCGTGTCGATCAACAGCGGCGGTGAGAAGATTTATCCCGAAGAGGTCGAGGCTGCGTTGAAGGGTCATCCCGACATCTTCGATGCTCTGGTCGTCGGGATACCCGATCCCCGCTACGGCCAGCAGGTGGCGGCCGTGGTGCAGGCCCGGCCCGGGTGCCGTCCGTCATTGGCCGAGCTGGACGGGTTCGTTCGCGGTCTGATCGCGGGATACAAAGTGCCGCGCAGCCTTTGGTTCGTCGACGAGGTGAAGCGGTCACCGGCCGGTAAGCCGGATTACCGGTGGGCCAAGGAGCAGACCGAAGCGCGACCCGCCGATGAGGTGCGTGCCAGTCAGGTTGCTACTGGGGCCTGA